In one Bacillus sp. PK3_68 genomic region, the following are encoded:
- a CDS encoding thiamine diphosphokinase, with product MQIILVAGGPEKELPDLRGFHETDTYWIGVDRGTVYLLNRGIKPQAAFGDFDSVSEEEWQFIQQEVKTIHTFPAEKDETDLELALRWSISLQPKQLTILGATGGRIDHFFGTISLLTSNQMNFRHMEVEIIDRSNRLSVCHGPMKRKVRKDSSYKYFSFFPITKEVKGFTLEGFKYPLTNHTVQLGSTLYVSNELIGESGTFSFTNGILMVVRSSDD from the coding sequence TTGCAAATTATATTAGTCGCTGGAGGGCCAGAAAAAGAATTGCCTGATTTAAGGGGCTTTCATGAGACAGATACATACTGGATAGGCGTGGACCGGGGAACCGTGTATTTGCTGAATCGAGGAATTAAACCCCAAGCCGCATTCGGGGACTTTGACTCAGTTTCTGAAGAAGAATGGCAGTTCATCCAACAAGAAGTAAAAACTATACATACATTCCCGGCTGAAAAAGATGAGACAGACCTTGAACTTGCTTTAAGGTGGTCGATTTCACTACAGCCTAAGCAGCTAACCATTTTAGGTGCAACAGGGGGCAGAATCGATCATTTCTTTGGCACAATCAGCTTGCTTACAAGCAATCAAATGAATTTCCGTCATATGGAAGTGGAGATCATTGACCGCTCGAATCGATTGTCGGTTTGCCATGGGCCGATGAAAAGGAAAGTCAGGAAGGATTCATCTTATAAGTATTTCTCTTTTTTTCCTATTACTAAAGAAGTGAAAGGATTTACGCTTGAGGGATTTAAATACCCGCTTACAAATCATACTGTCCAATTAGGGTCTACATTATATGTAAGTAACGAATTGATAGGCGAAAGTGGTACTTTTTCATTCACCAATGGCATATTAATGGTGGTAAGAAGTTCTGATGATTGA
- a CDS encoding DAK2 domain-containing protein — translation MSITSLDGKRFTDMVQAGAAHLSAHADMVDALNVFPVPDGDTGTNMNLSMTSGAKEVQQNVSDHFGKTAAALSKGLLMGARGNSGVILSQLFRGFSKAVEQQQEVTSKELAQAFEAGVETAYKAVMKPVEGTILTVAKDAAKKAVASAKKQTDIITVMEELVKEARASLARTPDYLPVLREVGVVDSGGQGLLLVYEGFLAELKGEKLSEAVGIAPSMDELVNAAHHKNVQSFMDTSAIEFGYCTEFMVRFEEDKLKNHPFSEEKFRADLSEYGDSLLVIADEELAKVHIHSEQPGNVLTYGQRYGSLINMKIENMRQQHSNIVDAPAKGPAVAQKEKQEIGIVTVCMGEGIAQLFESIGASVVIEGGQTMNPSTEDIVKAIEEVNANKVIILPNNKNIIMAAEQAAEVVEMEAVVIPSKTVPQGMSALLAYNSEASLEDNQSAMTAALAHVKTGQITFAVRDTNIDGVEIAKDDFMGIADGKILLTDKNKVDASKELLRTMIDEETEIITVIYGEDASKTEVEEVVDFIEENFEEVEVEVHEGKQPLYSFIFAVE, via the coding sequence GTGTCTATTACTTCATTGGATGGAAAGCGGTTTACCGACATGGTTCAAGCGGGAGCCGCTCATTTGTCAGCCCATGCCGATATGGTCGATGCGCTGAACGTGTTTCCTGTTCCTGACGGAGATACGGGGACAAATATGAATTTGTCCATGACTTCTGGAGCAAAGGAAGTTCAGCAGAACGTGAGTGATCATTTTGGTAAAACAGCAGCAGCCTTGTCTAAAGGGCTGCTTATGGGAGCGCGTGGAAATTCAGGTGTCATTTTGTCCCAGTTGTTCCGCGGGTTTTCTAAGGCGGTAGAACAGCAGCAGGAAGTGACGAGTAAAGAGTTGGCTCAAGCTTTCGAGGCGGGAGTGGAAACTGCCTACAAGGCGGTGATGAAACCGGTGGAAGGAACCATCTTAACCGTTGCGAAGGATGCGGCAAAAAAGGCGGTTGCTTCTGCTAAAAAACAAACAGATATTATTACGGTTATGGAGGAGCTTGTAAAAGAAGCAAGAGCTTCTTTAGCTCGGACACCGGATTATTTGCCTGTGCTTAGAGAGGTTGGCGTAGTTGATAGTGGAGGACAAGGGCTGTTGCTCGTATATGAGGGCTTCCTTGCAGAATTAAAAGGAGAGAAGCTTTCTGAGGCCGTGGGCATTGCTCCGAGTATGGACGAGCTTGTTAATGCCGCCCATCATAAAAATGTCCAAAGTTTTATGGATACGTCAGCCATTGAATTTGGTTATTGTACAGAATTTATGGTTCGTTTTGAAGAAGATAAGTTGAAGAATCATCCATTTTCTGAAGAGAAATTCCGGGCGGATTTAAGTGAGTATGGGGATTCCTTGCTTGTAATAGCAGATGAGGAATTAGCCAAGGTGCATATCCATTCTGAACAGCCGGGGAATGTATTAACTTACGGTCAGCGTTACGGCAGTCTAATCAATATGAAAATTGAAAACATGCGTCAGCAGCATAGCAATATTGTGGATGCTCCAGCTAAAGGACCTGCTGTTGCACAAAAGGAAAAGCAGGAGATCGGTATTGTCACTGTCTGTATGGGTGAGGGCATCGCTCAGTTGTTTGAAAGCATTGGCGCTTCTGTAGTAATTGAAGGCGGCCAAACGATGAACCCGAGTACAGAAGATATTGTAAAGGCGATTGAAGAGGTTAATGCCAATAAGGTCATCATTCTACCGAACAACAAAAATATCATTATGGCTGCTGAGCAGGCCGCTGAAGTAGTGGAGATGGAGGCGGTTGTTATCCCTTCAAAGACTGTTCCGCAAGGGATGTCGGCTTTGCTTGCTTATAACTCTGAAGCAAGCCTTGAGGATAACCAATCAGCTATGACAGCCGCTCTTGCCCATGTAAAGACTGGGCAAATCACTTTCGCTGTTCGCGACACGAATATCGATGGTGTTGAAATTGCCAAAGATGATTTCATGGGAATTGCTGACGGAAAGATTTTGCTAACCGATAAAAATAAAGTGGACGCATCAAAAGAGCTGCTTCGGACAATGATTGATGAAGAAACAGAAATCATCACCGTTATTTACGGAGAAGATGCTTCTAAAACAGAGGTTGAGGAAGTAGTGGACTTTATTGAGGAGAATTTTGAAGAAGTGGAAGTAGAGGTTCATGAAGGCAAACAGCCGCTCTATTCTTTCATCTTTGCAGTAGAATAA
- the rpmB gene encoding 50S ribosomal protein L28 produces MPKKCVVTGRKARSGNTRSHAMNANKRTWGANLQKVRILVDGKPKRVWVSARALKSGKVERV; encoded by the coding sequence ATGCCAAAAAAATGTGTTGTAACAGGCCGTAAAGCTCGTTCCGGCAACACTCGTTCCCACGCTATGAACGCCAATAAGCGTACTTGGGGGGCCAACCTGCAAAAAGTTCGCATTTTAGTAGATGGCAAACCTAAACGTGTTTGGGTTTCTGCAAGAGCGTTAAAATCCGGAAAAGTAGAGCGCGTATAA
- a CDS encoding Asp23/Gls24 family envelope stress response protein, protein MAIELRTKYGQIDISNDVIAMIAGGAAIDCYGIVGMASKKQIKDGLTEILRRENFARGVVVRQEEDQVFIDMYIIVSYGTKISEVANNVQSKVKYTLDQTVGLSVDAVNIFVQGVRVTNP, encoded by the coding sequence GTGGCCATTGAGCTTAGAACAAAATACGGACAAATTGATATTTCAAATGATGTGATCGCTATGATTGCCGGTGGAGCAGCCATTGATTGTTATGGCATTGTCGGCATGGCATCGAAAAAACAAATAAAAGATGGACTTACCGAAATCCTGCGACGGGAAAATTTTGCCCGCGGCGTCGTAGTACGTCAGGAAGAAGACCAGGTATTTATCGATATGTACATCATTGTCAGCTATGGAACAAAAATATCGGAAGTAGCCAATAACGTGCAATCGAAAGTGAAATATACGCTTGATCAGACTGTTGGTCTATCTGTTGACGCAGTGAACATTTTTGTGCAAGGGGTTCGAGTAACGAACCCATAG
- the spoVM gene encoding stage V sporulation protein SpoVM — MKFYTIKLPKFLGGLVRAMLGTLKK, encoded by the coding sequence ATGAAATTTTATACCATTAAACTGCCTAAATTTCTTGGCGGGCTCGTCCGAGCAATGCTTGGAACACTGAAAAAATAA